In Cryptococcus tetragattii IND107 chromosome 5, whole genome shotgun sequence, one genomic interval encodes:
- a CDS encoding mitochondrial 54S ribosomal protein uL2m: MPALHRPALSAARVLAQRKVAAARIPSAVAAARLYSTDTQNADGKQEMMFGGPPPTKKDEGAILKRYTGPGFPFIPSLRHVVYPYHPHLHKGGPVKELTIPLRRKGGRSSLTGQIVTRHRGGGHKRRIRIVDFHRRDSGEHDVIRIEYDPGRTAHIALIKKRGSASTLSAEQAEESLAEGGYDNEAVKGGWSYIVAPLGLRAGDVVVSYRSGIPEKLIQECDMTSSMYGGSTLSSNETDVISPPPRKSRATDTPEMRRALGMLRTITLKPGNVLPLYLIPPGMQVHNISLTVDGRMQLCRSAGTFGQIVSHQGSDGRSIGGSDVLTMGGGFDEEGNRVPKNGFVLVKLQSGEVRKLDPGCVATIGVVSNKEHQFRQLGKAGRNRWLGRRPHVRGAAMNAVDHAHGGGRGKSKGNKHPRSIYGTLQHVRTRRPKDKDGNKAVVTERPRGKQTAAKH, encoded by the exons ATGCCCGCCCTCCACCGCCCGGCCCTCTCGGCCGCACGTGTCCTTGCACAGCGCAAAGTGGCGGCCGCACGGATCCCCAGCGCCGTTGCAGCGGCCCGCCTCTACTCGACCGACACGCAAAATGCAGACGGAAAACAAGAAATGATGTTCGGCGGGCCCCCCCCCACGAAAAAGGACGAGGGCGCAATACTGAAGCGATACACCGGTCCAGGCTTCCCCTTCATTCCC TCCCTCCGGCATGTCGTCTACCCCTACCACCCCCACCTCCACAAAGGCGGCCCCGTCAAGGAGCTCACCATACCCCTCCGTCGTAAAGGTGGCCGAAGCAGTCTCACCGGTCAGATCGTCACCCGTCACCGAGGTGGTGGACACAAGCGTCGAATCCGTATCGTCGATTTCCACCGTCGCGATTCCGGCGAGCACGATGTTATCCGGATCGAGTATGACCCTGGACGAACTGCCCACATCGCCCTCATTAAGAAACGAGGTTCCGCTTCTACCTTGAGCGCGGAGCAGGCAGAGGAAAGTCTGGCCGAGGGTGGTTACGACAACGAAGCCGTCAAGGGCGGCTGGAGCTATATCGTTGCTCCTTTAGGATTGAGAGCTGGCGACGTTGTCGTTTCTTACCGAAGTGGCATACCGGAAAAGTTGATCCAAGAATGTGACATGACTTCCTCCATGTACGGCGGCTCTACGCTTTCCAGCAACGAAACCGATGtcatctctcctcctcctcgtaAATCTCGAGCGACCGACACCCCAGAAATGCGCCGTGCGCTTGGTATGCTCCGTACCATCACTCTCAAACCGGGAAACGTCCTTCCCCTCTATCTCATCCCTCCTGGTATGCAAGTGCACAACATCTCCCTTACCGTTGACGGCAGGATGCAACTCTGTCGATCAGCGGGTACTTTTGGCCAGATCGTCTCTCACCAAGGCAGCGACGGTCGATCCATCGGTGGTTCCGATGTTCTCACAATGGGCGGTggctttgatgaagaaggtaaCAGGGTGCCGAAAAACGGCTTCGTGTTGGTCAAATTGCAAAGTGGTGAAGTGAGAAAGTTGGACCCTGGATGTGTCGCCACCATCGGTGTGGTTAGCAA CAAAGAGCACCAGTTCCGACAACTCGGTAAGGCCGGTCGAAACCGCTGGCTCGGTCGTCGACCTCACGTCCGTGGTGCGGCCATGAACGCCGTCGACCACGCCCACGGTGGTGGTCGAGGTAAGAGTAAGGGTAACAAGCACCCCAGGAGTATCTACGGTACATTGCAGCACGTCAGGACGAGGAGGCCCAAGGACAAGGACGGAAACAAGGC TGTTGTTACCGAACGACCAAGAGGAAAGCAGACAGCGGCCAAGCACTAG